A single Bacteroidales bacterium DNA region contains:
- a CDS encoding HAD hydrolase-like protein, translated as MVGDDLEKDIQGALEFGFSAILYDPINKYPDYQGKKVSNLMMITKNR; from the coding sequence ATGGTTGGTGATGACTTGGAAAAAGACATTCAGGGTGCTCTTGAATTCGGGTTTTCTGCAATTTTATATGATCCGATTAACAAATATCCTGATTATCAAGGAAAGAAGGTATCAAATTTGATGATGATTACAAAAAACAGATAA
- a CDS encoding DUF4301 family protein: MFTNKDLKQFSEKGISEEKVTEQIENFIKGFPYINIIKPATDKYGIIKLSEKDAGELINIYESAALNEQIVKFVPASGAASRMFKNLFEFKDNAVDTFQEKGFNSTYNFFKKIKNFAFYNNLKSAYKKDLIENPEYKEVLKYLLEEEGLNYGNLPKGLLKFHNYNGISRTSAEEHLVEGAEYAKSNGKINIHFTVSPEHKDRFIEHINEVREQYEKKYLAKYKIEFTIQKTSTDTIAVNPENKPFRLEDNSILFRPGGHGALIENLNDIDADIIFVKNIDNVVHDKLKEDTYKYKKALAGLLIKLRNQIFEYISKLNDNADENLIIEIKEFLEKRLFIELDNKFNKRIKAEKISYLIKKLNRPIRVCGMVKNEGEPGGGPFFVQKESGSVSLQIVEGAQIDMNDSEKVKVVNDATHFNPVDLILSVKDYTGKAFDLKKYIDPATGFISEKSKDGKNLKAQELPGLWNGAMANWLTVFVEVPITTFNPVKVVNDLLREPHQGI, encoded by the coding sequence ATGTTTACAAACAAAGACTTAAAACAATTTTCAGAAAAAGGTATCAGCGAAGAAAAAGTTACTGAACAAATTGAAAATTTCATAAAAGGATTTCCGTATATCAACATAATAAAACCTGCTACCGATAAATACGGTATTATTAAACTTTCCGAAAAAGATGCAGGAGAGCTTATTAACATTTACGAATCAGCTGCATTGAATGAACAAATTGTAAAATTTGTACCTGCTTCGGGTGCTGCCAGCAGAATGTTTAAAAATCTTTTTGAATTTAAAGACAATGCCGTTGATACATTTCAAGAAAAAGGTTTTAATTCAACGTATAACTTTTTTAAGAAAATTAAAAATTTTGCATTCTATAACAATTTGAAATCAGCTTATAAGAAAGACCTCATTGAAAATCCTGAATATAAGGAGGTTTTGAAGTATTTATTGGAAGAAGAAGGTCTAAATTACGGTAATCTGCCGAAAGGATTGTTAAAATTTCATAATTATAACGGAATTTCAAGAACATCAGCTGAAGAACATTTGGTTGAAGGTGCCGAATATGCAAAATCAAACGGAAAAATTAATATACATTTTACGGTATCTCCGGAACATAAAGACAGGTTTATTGAACATATTAACGAAGTCAGAGAACAATACGAAAAAAAATATTTGGCTAAATATAAAATTGAATTTACAATACAAAAAACTTCAACTGATACAATAGCCGTAAATCCTGAAAACAAACCCTTCAGATTAGAGGATAATTCAATTTTATTCAGGCCGGGAGGACATGGTGCTTTAATTGAAAACTTAAATGATATTGACGCAGACATAATATTTGTAAAAAATATTGATAATGTTGTACATGATAAACTTAAAGAAGATACTTATAAATATAAAAAGGCTCTTGCCGGATTGTTAATTAAACTTAGAAATCAAATATTTGAATACATTAGTAAACTTAATGATAATGCAGATGAAAACCTGATTATTGAGATTAAAGAATTCTTGGAAAAAAGATTATTTATTGAACTTGACAATAAATTTAACAAAAGAATAAAAGCAGAAAAAATCAGCTACCTTATTAAAAAACTTAATCGCCCGATAAGAGTTTGCGGTATGGTTAAGAATGAAGGAGAACCGGGAGGAGGTCCGTTTTTTGTTCAAAAAGAGTCCGGATCTGTTTCTTTGCAAATTGTTGAAGGTGCTCAAATTGACATGAATGATTCGGAAAAAGTAAAAGTTGTAAACGATGCTACACACTTTAACCCTGTAGATTTAATTTTAAGCGTTAAAGATTATACCGGAAAAGCATTTGATCTGAAAAAATATATTGACCCTGCAACCGGATTTATTTCAGAAAAATCTAAAGACGGTAAAAATTTGAAAGCTCAAGAGCTACCCGGACTTTGGAACGGAGCAATGGCAAATTGGCTGACAGTGTTTGTTGAAGTACCGATAACTACTTTTAATCCTGTTAAAGTTGTTAATGATTTATTGAGGGAGCCGCATCAGGGGATTTAA